Proteins encoded within one genomic window of uncultured Sphingopyxis sp.:
- a CDS encoding DUF2235 domain-containing protein, which produces MAKAPASKTSAKQDKTPVRKTEGRNLVILCDGTGNELGGALADEIGDIRISNVLKLYRIAEKGQRQLVYYSPGVGTVGRVDWLYRWKQKFLGVLGLVTGYGLDDNLLGAYRFLAENWEEGDRIYIFGFSRGAWTARVLAGMLHLIGLVRPSQLNMCDNALATYKRAAKEDKLPIAWHFARVIGARYPGIHFVGVWDTVASVLVPRSDRMWIPSLETLPFTATNPSVRIFRHALALDERRRMFRVARWAQPQLHVPNRFRPRETLAQDIEQRWFAGVHSDIGGGYREDESQLSKIPLIWIISEARKAGLAITPANLRQFAEGEPKEGSEHVYSRPDPLGLLHKSLTWGWKPLEILPKAVRYREWRRRAFLGRYLPLAEPRLIAAEHVIDDSVHERRAKDATYRPANLEIR; this is translated from the coding sequence ATGGCCAAGGCTCCAGCGAGCAAGACGTCCGCGAAGCAAGACAAGACACCGGTGCGAAAGACGGAGGGACGCAACCTCGTCATCCTTTGCGACGGCACCGGCAATGAGCTTGGCGGAGCACTCGCTGACGAGATCGGCGACATCCGCATCTCCAATGTTCTCAAACTCTACCGCATCGCCGAGAAAGGGCAGCGCCAGCTCGTCTATTATTCGCCCGGCGTCGGCACCGTGGGGCGGGTCGACTGGCTCTACCGCTGGAAGCAGAAATTCCTCGGAGTACTCGGGCTAGTAACGGGCTATGGGCTCGACGACAATTTGCTCGGCGCCTACCGTTTTCTCGCCGAAAATTGGGAGGAAGGCGACCGTATCTATATCTTCGGCTTCAGCCGCGGGGCGTGGACTGCGCGCGTGCTGGCCGGGATGCTCCACCTAATCGGTCTCGTCAGACCCTCGCAACTCAACATGTGCGACAATGCGCTTGCGACCTACAAGCGGGCCGCGAAGGAAGACAAGCTACCAATCGCCTGGCATTTCGCTCGGGTGATTGGCGCGCGCTATCCCGGCATCCATTTCGTCGGGGTCTGGGATACGGTCGCCTCGGTGCTTGTGCCGCGTTCGGACCGCATGTGGATACCGAGCCTCGAGACCCTGCCCTTCACCGCCACCAATCCTTCGGTGCGAATCTTCCGGCACGCACTCGCGCTCGACGAGCGGCGGCGCATGTTCCGCGTCGCGCGTTGGGCGCAGCCGCAACTCCATGTCCCCAATCGCTTCCGTCCGCGCGAAACGCTTGCACAGGATATCGAACAAAGATGGTTCGCCGGCGTCCATTCGGACATCGGCGGCGGATATCGCGAGGATGAAAGCCAGCTTTCGAAGATTCCGCTCATCTGGATAATTTCGGAAGCGCGCAAGGCGGGACTCGCGATCACACCCGCCAATCTACGGCAGTTTGCCGAGGGCGAGCCCAAGGAGGGAAGCGAACATGTCTACAGTCGCCCCGATCCGCTCGGACTGTTGCACAAATCGCTGACCTGGGGCTGGAAGCCCCTCGAAATCCTGCCAAAGGCCGTTCGCTACCGTGAGTGGCGACGCCGCGCTTTCCTCGGCCGTTATCTGCCGCTCGCCGAACCGCGCCTCATCGCGGCCGAGCATGTCATCGACGATAGCGTGCATGAGCGACGGGCGAAGGATGCGACTTACCGCCCCGCCAACCTCGAAATCCGATAG
- a CDS encoding SH3 domain-containing protein produces MRALTLAILLLLSLLGASRAAADDIVPSARVSSAVLVREGPSTDTPILGRLRPGDSARLVGEVSGWYRVELPDGTQGYVSKAWTLVVGGAPPGEALTSAAYKVHVIDVGTGLAIFVEGRDFALLYDAGSQDDLHDGDENRVVAYIEAVRPGLARIDHLILSHPHKDHLQLMPDVFRRFAVGHVWESGRVNKTDGYCHFLKAAMAEPGVQYHDAVAANATRTVTFSGSGCNGTIIVREGTMMDAAPVPLGAGARMQFLYRDPRNYADPNGNSVVVRLDLGNKRILLAGDAEGGERELPATAPRPSSIEAKLIACCATDLRSDVLVVGHHGSLTSSRRAFLDAVGASIYAISSGPYPYRRVRLPDPEIVSELESRGEVFRTDRDDLYQIEDERRACELNPSKIGPDADEAPGGCNNILIEIGPSGTMRAGYNAVAD; encoded by the coding sequence ATGCGTGCGCTGACACTTGCCATTCTGCTTCTGCTCTCCCTGCTCGGCGCCTCGCGCGCCGCGGCGGACGACATCGTGCCGAGCGCGCGCGTGTCGAGCGCGGTCCTGGTTCGCGAAGGGCCTTCCACCGATACCCCCATCCTCGGCCGCCTGCGCCCCGGCGACAGCGCGCGGCTCGTCGGCGAAGTGAGCGGCTGGTACCGCGTCGAGCTGCCCGACGGCACGCAGGGCTATGTCAGCAAGGCATGGACGCTGGTGGTCGGCGGCGCCCCGCCGGGCGAAGCGCTGACGAGCGCGGCTTACAAGGTCCATGTGATCGACGTCGGAACCGGGCTCGCCATATTCGTCGAGGGCCGGGATTTCGCGCTACTCTACGACGCCGGAAGCCAAGATGATCTCCACGACGGCGACGAGAACCGCGTCGTCGCCTATATCGAGGCCGTGCGTCCCGGCCTTGCGCGCATCGACCATCTGATCCTCAGTCATCCGCACAAGGATCATCTCCAGCTGATGCCCGACGTCTTCCGCCGCTTCGCGGTCGGCCATGTCTGGGAGTCGGGGCGCGTCAACAAGACCGACGGCTATTGCCATTTCCTCAAAGCCGCGATGGCCGAGCCGGGCGTCCAATATCATGACGCGGTCGCCGCGAATGCGACGCGGACCGTGACCTTCTCGGGGAGCGGGTGCAACGGCACCATCATCGTGCGCGAAGGCACGATGATGGACGCGGCGCCCGTGCCGCTCGGCGCCGGCGCGCGCATGCAATTCCTCTATCGCGATCCGCGAAACTACGCCGACCCCAATGGCAACAGCGTCGTCGTTCGGCTCGATCTCGGGAACAAACGGATCCTGCTCGCGGGCGATGCCGAGGGCGGCGAACGCGAATTGCCCGCCACGGCGCCGCGGCCGAGCAGCATCGAGGCCAAGCTCATCGCGTGCTGCGCCACAGATCTCCGCTCGGACGTCCTCGTCGTCGGCCATCACGGCAGCCTCACCTCCTCGAGGCGCGCCTTTCTCGATGCCGTCGGCGCCTCGATCTATGCGATCTCGTCGGGTCCCTATCCTTACAGACGCGTCCGGCTCCCCGATCCCGAGATCGTGTCCGAACTCGAGAGCCGCGGCGAGGTTTTTCGTACCGATCGAGACGATCTCTATCAGATCGAAGACGAGAGGCGCGCCTGCGAACTCAACCCGAGCAAGATCGGCCCCGATGCCGACGAGGCGCCGGGCGGCTGCAACAACATCCTGATCGAGATCGGCCCGTCAGGCACGATGCGGGCAGGCTACAATGCTGTCGCCGATTAG
- a CDS encoding winged helix DNA-binding protein has product MTSEPDEPGPNGAGDIPPPGGNEQDQLAAIARSEFHNRRRRDSLIRYDLFAEPAWDMLLDLYVQHHRGQPVPIDRLCTAAATASTTALRWLALLIEKELVIRSSSAEEDGNVRVMLSEQGIDEMERYLRDFLHRDRLGAT; this is encoded by the coding sequence GTGACCTCGGAGCCCGACGAGCCCGGGCCGAACGGCGCCGGCGACATCCCTCCCCCCGGCGGCAATGAGCAGGATCAGCTCGCGGCCATCGCGCGAAGCGAGTTCCACAATCGCCGGCGCCGCGACAGCCTCATCCGCTACGATCTCTTCGCCGAACCCGCGTGGGACATGCTGCTCGATCTCTACGTCCAGCATCATCGCGGGCAGCCGGTTCCCATCGACCGGCTTTGCACGGCCGCGGCGACGGCGAGCACCACCGCGCTGCGCTGGCTCGCCCTTCTCATCGAAAAGGAGCTGGTGATACGCTCGTCGTCCGCCGAGGAGGACGGCAACGTCCGCGTCATGCTTAGCGAACAAGGGATCGACGAGATGGAACGCTATTTGCGCGATTTCCTGCATCGCGACCGGCTGGGGGCGACATAG
- a CDS encoding JAB domain-containing protein has protein sequence MAHLLEPFAGDRADDAAVRLIAHFGSLGRALDASSGQLAAALGRDHDLVGAIVAARALIKAGLREQVARTQVSIRDPRFRDYLRSVIAKSPTECLHATFVAQDWGYLADELLAQGGAGHVEGDLRRLLGRAFDVGAQGVILAHNHPSGSAEPSAEDIRLTRRIADLTQAVGVQLLDHLILAGADMVSMRERGLL, from the coding sequence GTGGCGCACCTCCTCGAACCCTTCGCCGGCGACCGCGCGGACGACGCCGCCGTCCGGCTGATCGCCCATTTCGGAAGCCTCGGGCGCGCGCTCGACGCCTCATCCGGGCAACTCGCCGCCGCGCTCGGCCGCGACCACGATCTGGTTGGCGCGATCGTCGCCGCCCGCGCCCTCATCAAGGCCGGGCTGCGCGAGCAGGTCGCAAGAACGCAGGTCTCGATCCGTGACCCGCGCTTTCGCGACTATCTGCGCAGCGTCATCGCGAAATCGCCCACCGAATGCCTGCACGCGACCTTCGTCGCGCAGGATTGGGGCTATCTCGCCGACGAACTGCTGGCGCAAGGCGGGGCCGGCCATGTCGAAGGCGATCTGCGCCGGCTGCTCGGCCGGGCATTCGACGTCGGCGCGCAGGGCGTCATCCTCGCGCACAACCACCCGTCGGGATCGGCCGAGCCGAGTGCGGAAGACATCAGATTGACGCGCCGCATCGCCGATCTGACCCAGGCGGTCGGCGTCCAGCTTCTCGACCATCTCATTCTTGCCGGAGCCGATATGGTCAGCATGCGCGAAAGGGGTCTGCTGTGA
- a CDS encoding helix-turn-helix transcriptional regulator, with product MPTHNDSKSKPDEFELLTEKQAAVLGLLARSLTSKEIAAKLRTSESAVNRHIEILRSRFGGITRAQLAQRYRERPRDFRQIPGAPACVEATKQIIDLAGTPPGPEGEPQDDREAGLAFRDSLEMTLDAPWTRPEEQRIVPRVLDGDNAALTRGAAIAIILFALIASLVLGLAAAQAITDALGS from the coding sequence ATGCCGACGCATAATGACTCGAAATCAAAACCCGACGAATTCGAATTGCTGACCGAAAAGCAGGCGGCGGTTCTCGGCCTTCTCGCAAGAAGCCTCACCAGCAAGGAAATTGCCGCCAAACTTCGAACCTCGGAATCGGCGGTCAACCGTCATATCGAGATATTGCGGTCGCGCTTCGGCGGCATCACGCGCGCGCAGCTCGCGCAGCGCTACCGCGAAAGACCGCGCGATTTCCGGCAAATACCGGGTGCTCCCGCATGTGTAGAAGCTACCAAGCAAATAATTGATCTCGCCGGAACCCCGCCCGGCCCGGAAGGAGAGCCGCAGGACGACCGCGAGGCCGGCCTCGCTTTCAGGGACTCGCTCGAGATGACGCTCGACGCGCCCTGGACGAGACCGGAAGAGCAAAGGATCGTCCCGAGGGTGCTCGACGGTGACAATGCCGCGCTCACCCGTGGTGCGGCGATCGCGATCATCCTGTTCGCGCTCATCGCCAGCCTGGTCCTCGGCCTTGCCGCGGCGCAGGCGATCACGGATGCGCTCGGCAGCTAG
- a CDS encoding GlxA family transcriptional regulator: MVMQRVAIAIHDGVQALDVAGPLDVFAEANMFVPEGEGYEVLLVGATRNAVRASNRMQMVADLVFEEALGGFDILLVAGGPALPYIEPEPAMRAWLEQAPSRASLYGSICTGAFALGHAGLLDGKRVTTHWQIAQKLADRFPAAHVEHDRIHLRDGRLLTSAGVTAGIDLALALVGERHGQAVAVAVAKRLVVVAQRQGGQSQFSPYLNAPADPESPIARIQHYVTANLGARHRLDSLAKQVGMSARGLARHFVQETGITPHEFVERARVDAARGMLEASERPLKAVAFDCGFGTTDRMRTIFTQRLGVTPRQYRASFRPKSNNPPE; the protein is encoded by the coding sequence ATGGTGATGCAGAGAGTCGCAATCGCGATCCATGACGGTGTCCAGGCGCTCGATGTTGCAGGACCGCTCGACGTATTCGCCGAAGCCAATATGTTTGTGCCGGAGGGCGAAGGCTATGAGGTCCTGCTGGTCGGAGCGACGCGCAATGCCGTTCGCGCGTCAAACCGCATGCAAATGGTTGCGGACCTAGTTTTCGAAGAGGCGCTCGGCGGCTTCGACATCTTGCTTGTCGCCGGCGGCCCGGCGCTGCCCTACATCGAACCCGAACCCGCGATGCGCGCATGGCTCGAACAAGCGCCATCGCGTGCGAGCCTCTACGGATCGATCTGTACCGGCGCCTTTGCACTCGGCCATGCGGGATTACTCGACGGCAAGCGGGTGACGACGCACTGGCAAATCGCGCAAAAGCTCGCCGACCGATTTCCCGCGGCCCATGTCGAGCATGACCGCATCCACTTGCGCGATGGTCGCCTCCTCACCTCCGCAGGTGTTACCGCAGGGATCGACCTCGCACTCGCATTGGTCGGCGAACGCCACGGGCAAGCCGTGGCGGTCGCGGTCGCCAAACGACTGGTCGTCGTCGCCCAGCGGCAGGGCGGGCAGTCGCAGTTCAGCCCGTATCTCAATGCGCCGGCGGATCCAGAATCGCCCATCGCGCGCATTCAGCATTATGTGACCGCCAATCTCGGCGCGCGGCATAGGCTGGACAGTCTTGCAAAGCAGGTGGGGATGAGCGCGCGGGGGCTGGCGCGCCATTTCGTGCAGGAAACGGGCATTACGCCGCACGAGTTTGTCGAACGTGCGCGGGTCGATGCCGCGCGCGGGATGCTCGAAGCGAGTGAACGGCCGCTCAAGGCTGTTGCCTTCGATTGTGGCTTCGGGACCACCGACCGCATGCGGACAATTTTCACTCAGCGGCTCGGCGTAACCCCTCGCCAGTATCGCGCGAGCTTTCGGCCCAAGTCAAACAATCCGCCGGAATAG
- a CDS encoding HD domain-containing protein, with translation MIDTIAGIRVPDSAIARAATQLVRDTEDDLLFNHSRRVFFWGALTGERRGLAYDAELLYLAAMFHDMGLTGAYSSADLRFEVDGANTARDFMKSYSVFERDIEDVWTAIALHTTPGVPEHMRPTIALTTAGVEMDVLGIAYHDFTQEQRDHVCAHHPREANFKEAIIEHFAQGIIKKPETTFGNVKADVLALKEPEHFVRGNFCSIILGSAWPI, from the coding sequence ATGATCGATACCATCGCCGGAATCCGCGTTCCCGACAGCGCGATCGCCCGCGCCGCGACCCAGCTCGTCCGCGACACCGAGGACGATCTGCTTTTCAATCACAGCCGCCGCGTCTTTTTCTGGGGCGCGCTGACGGGGGAACGCCGCGGCCTCGCCTATGACGCCGAACTGCTCTATCTCGCCGCGATGTTCCACGACATGGGGCTGACGGGCGCCTATTCGAGCGCGGACCTGCGCTTCGAGGTCGACGGCGCCAACACGGCGCGCGATTTCATGAAGAGCTACAGCGTATTCGAGCGCGACATCGAGGACGTGTGGACCGCGATCGCGCTCCACACGACCCCCGGCGTCCCCGAGCATATGCGCCCGACGATCGCGCTGACGACCGCCGGGGTCGAGATGGACGTGCTCGGTATCGCCTATCACGACTTCACGCAGGAGCAACGCGACCATGTCTGCGCGCACCATCCGCGCGAGGCCAATTTCAAGGAAGCGATCATCGAGCATTTCGCGCAGGGCATCATCAAAAAGCCCGAAACGACGTTCGGCAACGTCAAGGCCGACGTCCTCGCGCTGAAGGAGCCCGAGCATTTCGTTCGCGGCAATTTCTGCTCGATCATCCTCGGCTCGGCCTGGCCGATCTAG
- a CDS encoding HD domain-containing protein — translation MRIRKLAAAICIGLTLGGAPAAHAGQAGPGASATSPENVRSSENGWGLKTPESPLARDAIRLVRSAEGELLFQHSMRVYHWAALAGERKGLHFDPDLLFVAALFHDYGLTAGYGESHRRYEVDGADAAREFLIEHGIAEAESQKIWLAIALHTTNGVSGHLDPVAALLAEAANMDLVGAGFNDFTAAQRDAVEAAYPREPQFAEDFMSALYRSLKHRPETTQGTGLADVMAYKDPKFRLRNFSKLMLHSPWTAAQ, via the coding sequence ATGAGAATTCGCAAGCTGGCAGCCGCCATTTGCATCGGGCTCACCCTGGGCGGCGCACCGGCGGCGCACGCTGGTCAAGCCGGACCGGGCGCGAGCGCGACCAGTCCGGAGAATGTCCGCTCTTCCGAAAATGGCTGGGGTCTCAAAACCCCCGAGAGCCCGCTCGCGCGCGATGCCATTCGGCTGGTCCGCAGCGCGGAGGGGGAACTGCTGTTTCAGCACTCGATGCGTGTCTATCATTGGGCCGCTCTCGCGGGGGAGCGCAAGGGGCTGCATTTCGATCCCGATCTGCTGTTCGTCGCGGCCTTGTTTCACGATTATGGCCTGACCGCAGGCTATGGCGAGAGCCACCGGCGATACGAGGTGGACGGCGCCGATGCTGCCCGCGAATTCCTGATCGAGCACGGCATCGCGGAGGCGGAAAGCCAGAAAATCTGGCTGGCGATCGCGCTCCACACGACGAACGGCGTGTCCGGTCATCTCGACCCGGTCGCTGCGCTTCTCGCCGAAGCGGCCAACATGGATCTCGTCGGGGCGGGTTTTAACGATTTCACCGCGGCGCAGCGCGACGCCGTCGAAGCGGCCTACCCGCGCGAGCCGCAGTTCGCGGAGGACTTCATGAGCGCGCTCTATCGCAGCCTCAAGCATCGCCCCGAAACCACGCAGGGTACCGGTCTCGCCGATGTGATGGCTTACAAGGATCCGAAATTCCGGCTCAGGAACTTCAGCAAGCTGATGCTCCATTCGCCCTGGACTGCGGCACAATGA
- a CDS encoding cytochrome P460 family protein, whose translation MRKSWISLIMVPTAAIAVLAGCSSSQPESGAQAKAEGREAMAVTPARYLPEYAADGSLELPKNWRTWVFIGAPLTPNALNNGEASFPEFHNVYIEPGSYAIYKKTGEFPEGTIFFKELQLALPGEYPDGSRTEPSGRGYFPAAYNGADVTVKDSRKYAETGGWGYYNFNHHEPKAATAMPRPKDECASCHIASAKKDDVWTQFYPLLDDLSLN comes from the coding sequence GTGCGCAAATCGTGGATATCCCTCATCATGGTGCCGACCGCGGCGATAGCGGTATTGGCCGGCTGCTCGTCGTCGCAGCCGGAAAGCGGGGCGCAGGCCAAGGCGGAGGGCCGGGAGGCGATGGCCGTCACTCCCGCGCGCTATCTTCCCGAATATGCAGCCGACGGATCGCTCGAGCTGCCGAAGAACTGGCGAACCTGGGTCTTCATCGGCGCGCCGCTCACGCCCAATGCGCTGAACAACGGCGAGGCGAGCTTCCCCGAATTCCACAATGTCTATATCGAGCCCGGGTCCTACGCGATCTACAAGAAGACGGGCGAGTTTCCTGAAGGAACCATCTTCTTCAAGGAGCTTCAGCTCGCGCTGCCCGGCGAATATCCCGACGGATCGCGGACCGAGCCTTCGGGGCGCGGATATTTTCCGGCGGCCTATAACGGGGCCGACGTCACCGTTAAGGACAGCAGGAAATACGCCGAGACCGGCGGGTGGGGATATTATAATTTCAACCACCACGAGCCCAAGGCCGCGACCGCGATGCCGCGACCCAAAGACGAATGCGCATCCTGCCATATCGCCAGCGCCAAGAAGGACGATGTCTGGACGCAATTCTACCCGCTGCTCGACGATCTCTCGCTCAATTGA
- a CDS encoding DNA starvation/stationary phase protection protein encodes MAALDFDEKAIAVLAERLNVTLADSFALYLKTKNFHWHVSGPYFRDYHLLFDEQAAQILLSTDAIAERVRKVGRTTLRSIGDVARRQSLPDNDADFVEARDMLAELRTDNLHLVLSLRAAKAAADAAGDNGTSGLIDTWTDEAEQRAWFLFETGRSA; translated from the coding sequence ATGGCAGCCCTGGATTTTGACGAGAAGGCGATCGCCGTCCTCGCGGAGCGGCTGAACGTCACGCTCGCAGACAGCTTCGCGCTCTACCTCAAGACCAAGAATTTCCATTGGCACGTCTCGGGGCCCTATTTCCGGGACTATCATCTTCTCTTCGACGAACAGGCGGCGCAGATTCTGCTGAGCACCGATGCGATCGCGGAACGGGTGCGCAAGGTCGGCAGGACGACATTGCGCTCGATCGGCGACGTGGCGCGGCGCCAGAGCCTGCCCGACAATGACGCCGACTTCGTCGAGGCGCGTGACATGCTGGCCGAACTCAGGACCGACAATCTCCATCTCGTCCTATCGCTGCGCGCCGCCAAGGCCGCTGCCGACGCCGCCGGCGACAATGGAACCTCGGGCCTCATCGACACGTGGACCGACGAGGCCGAGCAGCGCGCGTGGTTCCTTTTCGAAACCGGGCGCTCCGCCTGA
- a CDS encoding DUF2171 domain-containing protein, protein MAGFEAVKEKMEVIGADGVHVGTVDRIAGDRIKLLRSDSGQGEHKGHHHYISRGLVAEVEGDKVRLSANAAVAVTFEEE, encoded by the coding sequence ATGGCTGGTTTCGAAGCCGTGAAAGAAAAGATGGAAGTGATTGGCGCGGACGGCGTCCATGTCGGAACGGTGGACCGCATTGCCGGCGACCGGATCAAGCTGCTGCGCTCGGACAGCGGCCAGGGCGAGCATAAGGGACATCATCATTATATTTCGCGCGGCCTGGTGGCCGAGGTCGAAGGCGACAAGGTCCGCCTGAGCGCGAACGCGGCGGTCGCGGTCACCTTCGAGGAAGAATGA
- a CDS encoding magnesium and cobalt transport protein CorA — protein MSIVAAIHGGDEKPRWSAWEGAAPVPERGFVWIDVVDPEGEEIGRLQRAFGLHELAVEDSMSLSQLAKVDLYADHVFIVAKAAELGADEILYTDVSIFLAEGRVITVCRMETAFGHRLRERIDRIAARKVKGPEYVVHDVLDLIVDDYFPIVQMIADEVLRMERRLLDDSLGRDEIALIFQLRRETVHFKHVLTRMGDVCNKLASLDVPCVSAGAQPYFRDVLDHLTRIDAMSDGLIDVIRTAMEASSLLEEQRQSAITRQLAAWAGILAIPTAITGFYGMNFIAAPRPPATWDALLLFGAIIAICGFLYWRFRRLGWLQSGGRQSARRRRKDGFYRGSGPRAM, from the coding sequence ATGAGCATCGTCGCAGCCATCCACGGTGGAGACGAGAAGCCGCGCTGGAGCGCGTGGGAGGGAGCCGCGCCTGTTCCCGAACGCGGCTTTGTCTGGATCGACGTCGTCGACCCCGAAGGCGAGGAGATCGGCAGGCTGCAACGCGCCTTCGGCCTCCACGAACTCGCCGTCGAGGATTCGATGAGCCTATCGCAGCTTGCGAAGGTCGATCTCTATGCCGATCATGTCTTCATCGTTGCGAAAGCCGCCGAACTCGGCGCCGACGAAATCCTCTATACCGACGTCAGCATCTTCCTCGCCGAGGGGCGCGTCATCACGGTCTGCCGGATGGAAACGGCCTTCGGGCACCGGCTGCGGGAAAGGATCGACAGGATCGCGGCGCGCAAGGTGAAGGGTCCCGAATATGTCGTCCACGATGTCCTCGACCTGATCGTCGACGATTATTTCCCGATCGTGCAGATGATCGCCGACGAGGTGCTGCGCATGGAGAGGCGTCTCCTCGACGATTCGCTTGGCCGCGACGAGATCGCGCTGATCTTCCAGCTTCGGCGCGAGACGGTTCATTTCAAGCATGTGCTGACCCGGATGGGGGACGTCTGCAACAAACTTGCGAGCCTCGATGTCCCCTGCGTTTCCGCCGGTGCGCAGCCCTATTTTCGGGACGTGCTCGATCACCTCACCCGGATCGATGCGATGAGCGATGGCCTGATCGACGTCATCCGCACCGCGATGGAGGCGAGCAGCCTGCTCGAGGAGCAGCGGCAGTCGGCGATTACCCGCCAGCTCGCTGCCTGGGCCGGAATTCTCGCGATCCCGACGGCGATCACCGGATTTTACGGCATGAACTTCATCGCCGCCCCGCGGCCGCCGGCGACCTGGGACGCGCTCCTGCTCTTCGGCGCGATCATCGCGATCTGCGGCTTCCTCTACTGGCGCTTCCGCCGCCTCGGCTGGCTGCAGTCGGGGGGCAGGCAATCGGCGCGCCGGCGCCGCAAGGACGGTTTTTACCGGGGGAGCGGCCCCCGCGCGATGTAA
- a CDS encoding GNAT family N-acetyltransferase codes for MAGEIINNVSMRRYELPIADEAVAVTYYRIDDGRVVLLHTEVPGEYSGQGIGKALAHAVFETLRREGKRVIAKCPFMARYAAGHPEYAAMLDG; via the coding sequence ATGGCAGGCGAGATCATCAACAATGTGTCGATGCGCAGATATGAACTGCCGATCGCCGACGAGGCCGTGGCGGTCACCTATTATAGGATCGACGATGGCCGCGTCGTGCTGCTGCACACCGAGGTGCCCGGCGAGTATAGCGGCCAGGGCATCGGCAAGGCGCTTGCGCATGCCGTCTTCGAGACACTGCGCCGCGAAGGAAAAAGGGTGATCGCCAAATGCCCGTTCATGGCCCGCTATGCCGCCGGCCATCCCGAATATGCCGCGATGCTCGATGGGTGA